The following DNA comes from Mycobacterium sp. MS1601.
ACGCTGCGCGACATCTACAGCACCGCGATGGACTACCAGGTGGACGCCACCAACCTGCAGCGAGTGCTCGCCCGCCGCGGCGTGATCACCAGAACCGGCACCACCGCGCAATCCGGGCGCAGCGGAGGCAGGCCCGCGGCCCTCTACAAATTCACCGACGCCCAACTGCGTGTCACTGACGAATTCGCCGCATTCCGCCCGCCAAGCTGAGTTCCACTTGGTCTCTAAGGGTTCTCTGAGAGAGGATGGCGGGCATGGATCTGGGCAACGCAGCCAAGGCGACCGCCGCGGAATGGATCGGCAGGACGCCTCACCAGGGGCTACAGCGCGGTTCCAAGCCTCTGCCGCCCCACGACGATCCCTTCTGCCTGCCACCTGAGGGTTTCGAGCATGCCGAACCCGGCACCGTGCTGCGCTCCCGCGACGTCGAATTGGCCTTCCTGGGACTGATCCCACAGCGCTTCACCGCCGTCCAGCTGCTCTACCGCACCACCGACCTGCACGGTGATCCGGAAGCGGGAGTCACCACGTTGCTGGTGCCCACCGAACGCTCCGAGCAGACACCGTGCCCGGTGGTGTCCTACCAGTGCGCCATCGACGCCGTGTCCGACCGTTGCTTCCCGTCCTACGCACTGCGGCGCGGCGCCAAGGCCATCGGTTCACTGGCGCAGCTGGAGTTCCTGCTGATCGCCGCCGCACTCGCCGAGGGGTGGGCGGTGTCGGTACCCGACCACGAAGGCCTGCACGGGCTGTGGGGCGCCCCGGCGGAACCGGGCTACCACATCCTCGACGGCCTGCGTGCCGCCACCAGCATGGACGGGCTGGGCCTGGCGGAGGACGCACCGCTGGGGCTGTGGGGATACTCCGGCGGTGGTCTGGCCACCGCGTGGGCCGCCGAGGTGGCCGCGGACTACGCGCCGGAACTCAACATCGTCGGCGCCGTTCTGGGCTCACCGGTGGGCGACCTGGGGCACACGTTCGAACGCCTCAACGGCAGCTTCTACTCGGGCCTACCCGCCATGGTGGTGGCGGCGCTGACACACATCTACCCCGACCTGGACCGGGTGATCCAGGAGCACGCCACCGACGAGGGCAAGGCGATGCTGCGCAACCTGGAGAAGCAGACCACCATGAGCGCAGTACTGCGCTCCATCCGCAAGGACATGGGGAACATGGTCGATCTTCCACTCGAGGAGATCCTGGGCAGCCCCGAGGTGCAACAGGTGTTCGCCGACATCAAGCTGGGCACCGCAGCGCCCCGGCTGCCCGTGCTGATCGTCCAGGCCGTCCACGACCGCATCGTTTCGGTGGCCGACATCGACGAACTGGCCGACATCTACACGGCCGGCGGCTGCGAGGTCACCTACCACCGCGACATGTTCAGCGAGCACATGCTGCTGCACCCGATGTCGGCGCCGATGACGCTGCGCTGGCTGCGCGACCGCTTCGCGGGCCGACCCCTGGGCGAACATCTGACCCGCACCAAATGGCCGACCCTGCTGAACCCGTCGACCTATCGGGGCATGCTGCGCCTCGGCGTGATCAGCGCCAAGGTGATCACCGGCCGCCACCTCGAGCGGCTACCGCTCTCCCGCTTCGACCGCTGAGGTCTGCGGCATCGGATTCGGCAGGTAAACCGGCTCGACAGGCGGATAGCCACCGAGGTCGTCACGTGTCGTGGCCACCGCGAACAGGGCATACACCAGCGCTGCCGTGGCGGCCGGCAGGCACAGCGACGCCGCCATGTGCAGCGGCGACGGCCCGAAGAACACCGACGGTGCCTCGGTGTAGTAGTAGACCCGCGCATCGGTGCTGACCGGCGCGGCGTCGATCGATATAGCGGGATAGCGCGATGCCACCAGCAGCGCACCGACGACGCAGGCCGCGGTGGCCGACAGCACCGCACCGACCGACAGGGCAGCCACCATCAATGGTCCACGATGAGAGCGCCACTGCCAGACCAGTACGGGTGCCACCACCGACACCACCCACAGCATCCCCAGCATCAGGAACGCGGCGACGAAGAAGTGGTCGGCTTCCTCACCGAGGTAGGTCTGCACCCGCTCACCGGCCTGGGTGAGGGCGATGACGCCGTGCACCGGAGGCGCCAGCCAGGCCCACAGGCCGCCCAGTGCGGCACCCACCGCCGTCATGCCCGCCACCACGATGAGGGCAGCGCGGCCGCGGCCGATCCGGGGCGCGGTGATCTCGGCCGTCACCGGCGGGTGTCCAGATCCTTGGAGTCCACCTGGCCGTGCCGCGAGCACTTGGCCCACCACCCGTCGGGACGCACCTGGACGATCATCCGGCGTCCGCACGCGGCACAGAACCTCGGCGGTTCCAGGCCCAACTGAGCCGCGGTGGGCACGGCGGCGCCCGCGGTCTCGGCGCTGGCGAGACCGGTGTAGACGTTGTAGTCGCCTGCGGTGATCAACTCGTGAACCATCACCTTGCCCTTTGTACAGGTGATCGTGTTACAGGCTGGCGTTGAGCGCCTTGATCGGCATCTGCAGATCAACGAGCAGTTCGAGGTCCGCTTCCGCGGGACGACCCAGCGTGGTCAGGTAGTTTCCGACGATCACGGCGTTGATACCGCCGAGGATGCCTTGCTTGGCGCCGAGATCACCGAGGGTGATCTCGCGACCGCCGGCGAACCGCAGCATGGTGCGCGGCAACGCCAGCCGGAACGCGGCGACGGCCTTGAGCGCCTCGTTGGCGGGCAGCACCTCCAGGTCGCCGAACGGTGTGCCAGGCCGGGGGTTGAGGAAGTTCAGCGGGACCTCGTGAGGGTTCAGTTCGGCGAGGTTGGCGGCGAACTCGGCGCGCTGCTCCAGCGTCTCGCCCATACCGAGGATGCCGCCGCAGCACACCTCCATGCCGGCCTCCCGGACCATCTCCAGGGTGCCCCAGCGTTCTTCCCAGGAGTGGGTGGTGACCACGTTCGGGAAGAACGACTGCGCGGTCTCGAGGTTGTGGTTGTAGCGGTGCACACCCATGTCCTTGAGGCGGTTCACCTGCTCCTGGGTCAACATGCCCAGCGAGCAGGCGATCTGGATGTCGACCTCGTTGCGGATGGCTTCGATACCGGCGGCCACCTGAGCCAGCAGACGCTCGTCGGGACCGCGCACCGCCGCCACGATGCAGAACTCGGTGGCACCGGACTTGGCGGTCTGCTTGGCCGCTTCCACCAGGCTGGGGATGTCCAGCCAGGCGCTGCGCACCGGAGAGGCGAAAAGCCCTGACTGCGAACAGAAATGGCAGTCTTCCGGGCAGCCGCCGGTCTTGAGGCTGATGATGCCCTCGACCTCGACCTCGGGTCCGCACCACTTCATCCGGACCTCGTGGGCCAAGGCCAGCAGGTCCTCGAGCTGGTCGTCAGGCAGCTGAAGGACCTGCAACACCTGGTCCTGGGTGAGTCCTTCACC
Coding sequences within:
- the bsaP gene encoding biotin synthase auxiliary protein BsaP — its product is MVHELITAGDYNVYTGLASAETAGAAVPTAAQLGLEPPRFCAACGRRMIVQVRPDGWWAKCSRHGQVDSKDLDTRR
- the bioB gene encoding biotin synthase BioB, whose translation is MTQAAVDVLGVAREQVLRNGEGLTQDQVLQVLQLPDDQLEDLLALAHEVRMKWCGPEVEVEGIISLKTGGCPEDCHFCSQSGLFASPVRSAWLDIPSLVEAAKQTAKSGATEFCIVAAVRGPDERLLAQVAAGIEAIRNEVDIQIACSLGMLTQEQVNRLKDMGVHRYNHNLETAQSFFPNVVTTHSWEERWGTLEMVREAGMEVCCGGILGMGETLEQRAEFAANLAELNPHEVPLNFLNPRPGTPFGDLEVLPANEALKAVAAFRLALPRTMLRFAGGREITLGDLGAKQGILGGINAVIVGNYLTTLGRPAEADLELLVDLQMPIKALNASL
- a CDS encoding DUF2567 domain-containing protein; the protein is MTAEITAPRIGRGRAALIVVAGMTAVGAALGGLWAWLAPPVHGVIALTQAGERVQTYLGEEADHFFVAAFLMLGMLWVVSVVAPVLVWQWRSHRGPLMVAALSVGAVLSATAACVVGALLVASRYPAISIDAAPVSTDARVYYYTEAPSVFFGPSPLHMAASLCLPAATAALVYALFAVATTRDDLGGYPPVEPVYLPNPMPQTSAVEAGER
- a CDS encoding lipase family protein, with the protein product MDLGNAAKATAAEWIGRTPHQGLQRGSKPLPPHDDPFCLPPEGFEHAEPGTVLRSRDVELAFLGLIPQRFTAVQLLYRTTDLHGDPEAGVTTLLVPTERSEQTPCPVVSYQCAIDAVSDRCFPSYALRRGAKAIGSLAQLEFLLIAAALAEGWAVSVPDHEGLHGLWGAPAEPGYHILDGLRAATSMDGLGLAEDAPLGLWGYSGGGLATAWAAEVAADYAPELNIVGAVLGSPVGDLGHTFERLNGSFYSGLPAMVVAALTHIYPDLDRVIQEHATDEGKAMLRNLEKQTTMSAVLRSIRKDMGNMVDLPLEEILGSPEVQQVFADIKLGTAAPRLPVLIVQAVHDRIVSVADIDELADIYTAGGCEVTYHRDMFSEHMLLHPMSAPMTLRWLRDRFAGRPLGEHLTRTKWPTLLNPSTYRGMLRLGVISAKVITGRHLERLPLSRFDR